CGGCAGCCGACGGAGACGCCCTCATACGCCGCGTCGGACAGTGGTTTGCGGAACGCAATATACAGGAGGGCTCGGGGACCGTACTGATAATATCGGCCGGCAGCACGCCCGCTCCCTATAATATCGCCCTCGGCTATATATGGCGCTGCGCCTGCGCGACGATAATGACGCCGGGCACGCTCGGCACCGATCCCTTCGACTTCGCGATCGTGCCCGAACACGACTACCCGGAAAGAAAGCCGAACATCTTCGTGACCCTCGGCTCGCCGAATCACGTCATCAGGGAAAACCTAAAAAAAGAGGCGGCCGCGCTGCTCGCGGAACACCCGTCGTCCGCGGGGGAGATCTGGTCCGTGCTCATCGGCGGCGACGACGCCAATTACGTCATCACCCCGGAATGGGTAAAGAAACAGCTGGGGCAGATATTGAACCTCGCGCAGCACGCGGGCGCGGACGTCTACATCACCACCTCGCGGCGCACGAGCCCCGCGGCTGTGAAGACGGTGAAGACGCTCGCAGCGCACTCCCCCGCCGTCAAATACCTGCTAGTCGCCTCGGAGGACGATTTCAACCCGATCCCGGCGATGCTCGGCTTTTCGAGGGAGGTCTTCTGTACGGAGGATTCGGTCAACATGGTCTCCGAGACGATCACAGGCGGACACCGCGCCGTTTTGCTGCGCGTGGGACACCGGGGCGGCCTCAAGAGCCTGCTCCAGAAGGCGACGGCCTCCTTGGTGAACGCGGGAGCTGTCTCTCCCAATATGCTCTGGGGC
The window above is part of the Cloacibacillus evryensis DSM 19522 genome. Proteins encoded here:
- a CDS encoding ELM1/GtrOC1 family putative glycosyltransferase, which codes for MNAEISLKAILILSDGIRGHLNQSRGVAHWLSRLTGAEILESEVPLLTGAAKARAKTAARALAGGTRRDARDWLAAADGDALIRRVGQWFAERNIQEGSGTVLIISAGSTPAPYNIALGYIWRCACATIMTPGTLGTDPFDFAIVPEHDYPERKPNIFVTLGSPNHVIRENLKKEAAALLAEHPSSAGEIWSVLIGGDDANYVITPEWVKKQLGQILNLAQHAGADVYITTSRRTSPAAVKTVKTLAAHSPAVKYLLVASEDDFNPIPAMLGFSREVFCTEDSVNMVSETITGGHRAVLLRVGHRGGLKSLLQKATASLVNAGAVSPNMLWGIPKFDLVFDHFARNDSLIEYRDWLRVRRENSQATPDGEATEEFNEAKRAAQWIYDNWK